The DNA sequence GCGAACTGCGGTGATCCGGATTGGAGCGGAAGGCGACGAGGCTCTCGTTCGCGAGGTCATTGGCGAGGCGCTGCACGCCTTGGCGGGCGACTCCCAGGCGGCGGGCCGCCTGGGCCACGGTCAGCGGGGTGCCGGACGCCACGCTCAAGAGCTGCCATCGCGCCTGGGTCTGCCCCTGGGATGCGGCGATCACCTCCCCCGATTTCCGCAGCGCTCCAGCTGCCTCGTACACGTCCGCCACCAGCAGGGCCACCTCGTCGGACATGCCCGCTCCTCACATTGGCAACATGTTTCCACTTCGGAAACATGTTGTCATATTACTGACTGGGGCCATCGCAACGCGCCCCGCACCATCCACCGCTCTGCTGGAGAAGATCATGAGCACCGCGATATCAAATCTGCAGGCCACGCTGGAGCGCGCGGCAGCCATCCGGCCCAAGGTCGGCGGCTTCCCCTACCTGGCCGAATCGCTGCGGCAGGCCGGCGTTGCCCGCTGCCGCATGGCGGTGCCGTCGAATGCCATGCTCTACCTGACCGAGACCGGCCCCGTCGCTGTTCAGGGCGATCCCCTGGTGACCGGCATGGTCGATGTCCTGCCGTTCGACGGCCAGGCACTCGTGGCGGCGCTGCGGGCCGATCAGGCAGGCGAGACCACCTTCCCCGAGTTCGTCGAGGGCTGCTGGAGGGCGGGCGTGGTCTGGTACGACGTCGACCTCGCCGCTCGTACCTGCACCTACTACGGCGCCGACGGTGACAGCTACACCGAGGGCTACCCCGAGGTCGAGATCTGACCTTCGCCAAAATTGGTGGCCGTCGGCTACATTTCAGGCGCGACAGCGAGGAGGCCGAGGTGACCGAGACGACAGTGGCGCAGGTCATGGCCGATTTGGCCGTGCTCGAGGACCCGAAGATGCGCGCGGCGAATGAGAAGCGCGGCGACGATCACGGTGTGAACCTCAGCAAGCTGCGCGCGCTCGCGAAGCAGCTCAAGACGCAGCAGGACCTTGCGCGCGAGCTCTGGGCAACGGACGACACCGCCGCGAGGCTCCTCGCCATGCTGATCTGCCGGCCGAAGGCATTCGAGCGGGACGAGCTGGACACCATGGTCCGCGAGACACGTGCCCCCAAGGTGCACGACTGGCTCGTGAACTACGTGGTCAAGAAGAACCCGCACTCCGAGGAACTGCGCCTCGCCTGGTTCACGGACCCGGATCCGGTGGTCGCCAGTGCCGGCTGGGCCCTGACCACCGAGCGGGTGGCGAAGAAGCCCGAGGGCCTCGACCTGACGGGACTGCTCGATGTCATCGAGGCGGAGATGAAGGGCGCCCCGGATCGTCTGCAGTGGGCGATGAACCACTGTCTGGCTCAGATCGGGATTGAGCACGCCGAATACCGCGCCCGCGCGATCGACATCGGCGAGCGCCTGGAGGTGCTCAAGGACTACCCGACTCCCCCGAACTGCACCTCTCCTTTCGCACCCGTCTGGATCGGCGAGATGGTGCGTCGTCAGCAGGGGAGTTAGACAGCCTCGCCAGGAGTTCGCTGCCGTCGGTCGGGCGTCCATGTACGCAGAGCCCAGGGCCCGCTCCGCGCCCTCGTCGGCCCTATCGTCGAGGAATTCCCTGCTCATCGCGCTCGCCCAGGCGTAACCGCCCGGACCCCCGTGCCTCGGATGGACCCGGGGCCTGATGCCCGTCGGGCTCCCGGGTCCATCCAGGCATTCGGGCTCATCCGGGGGTGATGCGGCCGCGCCAGCTTCCGGATTCGATCCCGCGGTGCTCGATGTATTCCTTGAAGCGGCGCATGTCGCCCTTGATGCGACGGTCGATGGTCCCCGTCATGTCCGCCGCCTTCTCGGCGGCTCCGCTCGGTTCGACGTCCATCACGAGTTCCACCCGGGTGTGGGTGTCGTCCACTCGCTGGAAGCGGACCGTGCCCTTCTGCTGCGTGTCGCCGCTGACGGTGCGCCAGGTGATCCGCTCGTCAGGGAGCTGGTCGACGATCTCGGTGTCGAACTCCCGCCGTACCCCACCGATCTTGGTCGTCCAGTGGTTGTGGCTGTCGTCGAGCTGCCGGACCTCCTCGACGCCCTCCATGAAGTTCGGGAACTCCTGGAACTGCGTCCACTGGTTGTAGGCGGTGCCGACGGGGACCTCGACCTCGACTGTTTCCTTGACTGTGCTCATCGTTGATCTCCTTTCGCTGTGCGGCGAGTACCCAGGAGCCGTCCGTCTACAAGGGGAAAATCTCTGTTGGTTACGGCACAGTGCTCCGAACGCCGATCAGGTCGGTGACCGCCTGGAGGCCGCCTTCGGCGAGCGCAGTGAGTTGCCGGTCGGCGCCGGTTCCGTCGCGCAGGAGCCGACGAACCAGTGCCGTGACCTGCCGGGTGTCGCCGGACGCGTCGAGCGCGGGAGAGATGTGGCGCAGGAGTTGGTGCACTACGGCAGCGGCGGGCTGAAGCGTGCCGCCGAGGCCGACCAGGGTGTCGCGGAGGCCGTGGCGGGCTGCATGCCACATCGCGGCCCGGAGAAGTTCGGGTTCATGAGTGAGCGCCGGCGCCCCGGCGGCGGCCTCCCTCAGGGCGGTCTCCACAAGAGCCCGGATGATCCCGGCGAGCATGATCGCCTCGTCCGCGGTCAGCTGGACGTCCGAGCACCGCACCTCGATGGTGGGGAAGCGCGGCGAGAGGCGGGCCTGCCAGTACACCTGGCCGGTGTCGACGATCAAACCGGCGTCCTGCAGTCGCTGCACGCGCCGGTTGTAGTCCGCGGCGTCCTCGAAGCACGGGGGCAGGCCGCTGACCGGCCAGCGGCTGAAGATCACCGTGCGCCAGCTCGCGAAGCCGGTGTCCTGACCGTCCCACAGGGGGGAATTCGACGACATGGCGGTCAGTGTCGGCAGCCATGCCCTGATCCGGTTCAGGACCTGGACGCCCTCGTCACGGCCGGGCACGGCCACATGCACGTGCATGCCGTTGACCAGCTGCTCCGCCACCAGCTGCGGTGCCTGCGTGACCATCGCCCGGTAGCGGGCCTGGTCGGTCACGGCCTCGGGACGACCACGCCGCAGGGGTGATGTCCCACAGGCCGCGAGCCGGCAGCCGTGTTCCTCGGCGGCCACCGAGACGGCCTGCCGCAGACGCAGCAGGTGCCCCCCCGCCTCGTCCAGCGTGTCGCACACCGGGGTGGCCACCTCGACCTGGGCCTGGAGCAGCTCGTGCTGCACCTCCCGGTCGGCCGCCAGACGCCCCAGACCCGCCGCCTCCCGCACCTCGGGCCCCCGCGCCACCGGCAGGCCCGTGTCCGGGTCGAGCAGCAGGTACTCCTCTTCAACGCCGATCGTCGTCATCGACCGCCCTATGCTCCGCCCGACTGCCGGGCCAGGTCCTGATGCGTCTGGCCGACGCACCTCACACAGTGCTGATCACCCCGCAGGACACCACCACCCGTGTGGCTGTCCGAGTGCCGCGGCAGTCGCGCGACAAACCAACGTTGCCGATCAGAGACAGTGAGCCCTCCGCGGACGAGCACACTCAAGGAAGGGCACCGAGCGGCCGATGCCGGTGGCATGGAGACTCGTTCCCTCGTCGTCATGCACCCGCGCGTGGACCGCCGGCTGATCGCGGTGGCCGCCGCGCTGTTCGCCCTTCTCTGGGGGGCCGTGGTGCCCGGACCGGAGGCACTGGCGGCCGGGCCCGTCCCCTCGCGCCCGGCGGCGGCCGCGGACCAGGAGGGGCTGCGGGCACTGTTCGGATCGGAGAACCGGGTGATCCGTACGGACGAGCGAGTGGTCGCCGTGACATTCAACGCGGCCTGGAACGACGCCGGCCTGACCGGCATCCTCGGCGACCTGGAGCGGCGGCACGCGCCGGCCACGTTCTTCCTGACCGGTACCTTCGCCGACCGGAACCCCGAGGTGGTCAAGAGGATCGCGGCTGCGGGGCACGGGCTGGGCAACCACTCCTACAGCCACCCGTACTTCGCGGATCTGTCGGCCGCCGGAAGGCGCCGCGAGGTGCAGGCAGCCGACCGGGCCCTGCGTGCGGCCGGGGCGGGCGGGGCGTTGACCCCGTTCTTCCGGTTTCCCTACAGCGAGACCAGCCCTGCCCAGATCGGGGAAGTCAACGGGCTGGGGTTCGCGGACGTCGAGTTCACCACCGACACCAACGGGTGGAAGGGCTCCGATGGCGGCATGACCGTCGACCACGCGGTGCGCAGGGCACTGGACGCCCTGCGCCCGGGGGCGATCCTTCAGATGCACGTGGGTGCGTCGCAGGGCCGCACCGAGGTGATCGATGCCCAGGCCCTGCCGCGCATCCTCGATGCGATCTCCGACCGTGGTTACCGGGTCATCGACCTCCGTTCCCTCCTTGTGGCACGAAGGTGAGCCGGGGGGCGAACCGGCCGGTCTTCCGGCCGGCTCGCCCCCATCGCGGAGGTGGCCCGGTTCAGCTGTCGCGGGTGAAGACCTCGTTCTTGGTGGAGCCGCTGGAGCAGAGCTTCTTCTCGTCGGCCGTCATCTTGCGGGACTCGACCACGACGGCGTTGTGCTTGCCGTCCGTTCCGTTCGGGGCGGGGCCGGTGACCACGTCGGGCACGAACCAGTAGTAGTGACCCCACTTGGGGTCGTCGTAGTGGGTCTGCCACGTGCCGGATATGTCCTGCATCACCTGGGCGCGGGAGATCCAACCCACCTCCCCCGGCTGCACGTTCACCGTGAAGGAGCTCGTCTCCGTGTGCGAGCTCTGCCACGTGTAGTTGTACGTCGCGGTGACGCTTGCGGTGATGATGCCCTCGATGCCGCCGCCGACGGTGATCGAGCCGCCCACCGAGTGGGAGGAGCCCACGGTGTCGGCCCATGACATCGTCTGGGCGGCGGGCGAGGCGGTGCAGTTGTAGAGCAGTTCGGAGACCTGACGGGGCTTGCCGAGGTAAGCCTCGCCGATCTCGGGGGAGTTGAAGCTGCACTTGCCTTCGCCGGAAGCGCAGTCGGCCAGGATCTGCTCCGCGGTGGGCTGTTCGTCAGCGGCAGCGGGCACGGCCGCCGCGATCGTCCCGAGGGCGGTCGCCGTCAGCGCCAGCGTGCGGCCGCCGTACCGCAGAGCGCGGTTGATCGTCATCTTTGTTGCCTTTCCACCGTGCGTGGGGGGTTGGTGACCAGGCCGCTGCACCCTGTTACGGCGGGGCCTGCAGTCACCGCGTGGTGCCCACGAGGCTCACGTAATCCATGGCAGAGCTACACCAAGAACCGGCAAAGTTGTACTTGATGTTCAGAACTGGTGAACAGTCAACTTCCCGCTACTGCGGCCGAGATGGCCCATCGTCCAGGGCGAGGCCGAGGACGGCCCGGTCGTCGTTGTCCGACTGCGTCGACCAGCGCTCGGCGTCGGTCCGTACGAACGACACGACCGTCTCCGGATCGACGGCGCGCCGGCCCGAGAAGCGTTCGCCGAGCCGCTCCAGGACCGGGTAGAAGACGCCGTCCGCGTTGCGCGCCTCGCTCACGCCGTCCGTGTGCAGGAGGAGCACTTCGGAGGGCTTGAGCAGGTGGACGGTCGTGTCGACCGCGCCCGGCGCCATCGCGCCCAGGCCCAGGGGCAGACCGGGTGCCGTGATCAGCCGTCGGGCGCCCTGCGGGCCGACCACCACGGGCGAGGGATGGCCGCGGTCCACGATCCGTACCTCGCCGCCCTCCGGCGGGAACTCCAGCACCAGTGCGGTCACGAACAGTTCGGGGTCACCGTCGCCGCCTGCCGGGCTGTTGCGGGCGATGCTGAGCTCCAGGCGCTCGGCCAGGCTGCTCAGGTTCTGCCATTCGTGAGCCGAGACCCGGAAGCTGCCCAGCACCGCCGCGACCGTCTGGACCGCGTCCAGTCCCTTGCCGCGGACGTCGCCGATGATCGCGCGTACTCCGAAGGTCGTCTCGCACACGTCGTACAGATCCCCGCCGACGAGCGTGCCGCCCTCCCCCGCCTCGTAGAACCCGGCGGCTCGTACCGGGCCTAGCCTGCGCGGTACGGGACGCAGCAGGGTGCGCTGCATGGCTTCGGCTACCGAGTTCGCCCGGATCAGATGCTGCCTTGTCCGCTCCCGCTGCCAGGCCAGCGCAATGCTGGCGATGCCGATGAGGGTCGTGGCGAGGTACATCGCGACGTGGTGCTGCTCGTCGAAGTGGCCGGGGCGCCGGGCGGCCATCCACATCTGGAGCCCCAGGCACACCACCGCCGACAGGGCGGTGCCCCGCGGTCCGCGTGTCGCGGCGGCAAGCGGCGGTACGGCGATGAGCATGAAGCTCACCGGTTCGCGTCCTCTGACGATCAGTTCGGCCGCCACGTCGACGAGCACCGCGGCCAACGGCAGCCACCACACCCACCCTCTCGCCGAGGGCGGCCGCGGTTCGGAGCGGAGGTCCCCACTGGACACGGCGCGCCCCCTAACTTCCCTGGCTTCCATGGGCGGCCGGCGTGCCGCGGGCGGTCCCGCTGAGCGCCTCGGGCAGCCCCGCCTCGATCCGGGACAGCTGGATGGTGAGGCTGCGCAACCACATGTCGAGGTCGACCAGCACGGGCAGCAGCGGTCCGGCCGGTTCCGAGGGCGGCGTCGGCCGTGCCCCGAGCGGCTGCGTCGGGCCGGCGACGCACAGGGCGGCGAGCCGGTCGGTGACCTGGGCCAGCGCGCGGGCGCCGGTCCGTGCCCGGTCGGCGATGTCCGGGGACAGCGCGGTCGCGGGCAGGTCGAAGCGAGCCAGCCACTGGGCTCCGAGCAGGATGTGGTTGGCCGTGATGAGCACGCCGTGCCAGTCGGCACTCACCGGCGGGTCGGCCCCGGGCTCGCTGCGGAACTGGGCGTACGCGGACTCGGCGAGGCGCAGCCGGTGCAGGGCGGGGAGCGTCGGCGGGGCCGGGGCCGACCCCGGCGGAACGGCGGTCAGCATGTCGACGGTGCCCTTGATCAGCGGGCCGCAGTCCCGCAGCAGCCCCGCCATGGTTCTGCGTACCTCTCTGCGGGCGCCGGCCGGCCAGGCGAGCATCGCGCACAGCAGGCCGATGGCGCTGCCGGCCACCACGTCCACGATCCGTGCCTCGGCCAGCCGCCAGGAGACCGGGGCGATCTGGGCGAACGCGGTGGACACCACGAGCGTGAACAGGGCCTGGGCCCAGGCGATGCCGAAGAGTGGTCCGAGCGCGAAGGCGATGAGCATGGCGGGCGCGAGGATCGCGGCGTACGCCTCGGTGTGCCGGCCGAGGCCGATGAGCAGGGCGCCCGCCGCGACGGCACCCACGAGGTTGCCGGTGACGGCCTGTCGGATGGCCGCCCAGGTCGCCCCGAAGGTGGTCCGACTCAGTGTCAGCACCGCCAGCAGCACCCAGAAGCCGTGGGTCAGGTCGAGCGAGCCGGCGACGAGCCGTGCGGCGGCGAGAGCCACGGCGATCCGTACGGCGTTCTGGAACTGCACCGAGCGCAGCGTCATGTTGCCGGTGAACCGGCGCAGCCACAGCTGGGGCGCCGCCGCCTGCGTGTACCAGAAGAGTTCCCGTGGCTGGATCGGCGCGGTGCGCCGGCCGTCGAGGCCTACCCGTACGGAGATCTCCAGGATGCGCGTCGACTCGGCGACGGCCAGCAGCGCCGCCTGCCGACGCAGCACGGGCACCGGCGGTACGTCGGCGGCGGGTCCCGTGGCCTGCCGTACGCGCAACTGCTGGAAGGCGTCGATGGCCTTGTCCATCCGCTGTGGTCCGGGGGCGGGCCGGCCGGTGCGCAGGGCGGTGTCGGTCTCGTCGCACAGGGCCGCCACCTGCGGCAGCAGCAACCCTGAGGGTGTGTCGGGACGGCCCGTGCCGCCCCGGCCGCCGCCGGCCCCGGCGCCTTCCCGGACGAGTTCGCGCAGTTCGCCGATCTCGGCGAGATGGGCCAGTTGTTCGAGCAGCCTGCGGGTTGCGGATCCCGCCTGGGCGAGGCCGCGGGCCGCGCGTCCCGGGCCGGCGGGGCGTTCCGCGGGCGGGATGCCGGACAGTCGTAGCCGCGCCCCTGCCTCGCGCAGAGCCTCCGGAGACAGGCTGTGTCGCCCCGCGATGGTGTCGCCCGCCGTCGCCAGCGCCGCGGCGAGGGTCGCCCGGTACGGCGGGTTCGGCGGCTGCGGCAGCAGGAACAGCTCGCACAGCACCAACGCCACCACTCCGAAGGTCAGCCCTGCCAGCCGCAGCCCAAGCGTCTCGGGTTCGTACGGCGGGAAGCAGGCCAGGATGTAGAAGAGCTGGAGTCCCGGTGCCGCTCCGGCCGGGCGCGGGCCCGCGATCGCGGCGAAGGCCAGGAGGAAGCCCACGACGAGCATGCCGAGCACTGCCGCCCAGGTCTTCACCGCCAGCCCGGTTCCCAGCGTGACCAGGAGCAGGCCCACGGGCAGCGCCTTCAGCATCACCGCGGCACGCTGCCGCCCGGACCCGGGGATCGGGGACAGCAGGCCGAGGGAGATCGGCGCGAACAGGGCGTACAGCGCCAGCACCGGTTCGTCGAGCCCGTACACGAAGCTGTAGAAACCCGCGGCCGCAGCGACAGTCACCCGCACCGATCGGTGCAGGATCTGCGTCCGTTCCGCCCCGCCCTTCACGGCAGGCGCCCGCCACGTGGCGTCCGCGAGCCGAGCGAAGGGACTCTGCCGATGACCACGAGCCGGTGGCGTACCGCCATGACGACCGCGGAAGCCGCGAGGATCACCGCGCCTCCGAAGCGCAGGATCACGTCGTACGCGGCCTCCGCCGACCGCTCGGGGACCATCGCCGTGATGGCGGCCGCGGCACCCGCCAGTGCCACGCCGCCCAGCGTGACCAGGAACGTCAGCAGCACGCCCGAGGCCTCGCCGGCCCGTTCGGGCGTCACCACCTGCTGGGTCGCGACGCTGGCGAACGTCCAGCCGAGGCCGAGGCCCAGTCCGCACCAGGCGAACACCGGAACGTACAGCGACCAGGCCGTGACGAGGCTTAGCACGATCATGCCCGAGCCGGCGACCGCCCCGGCCAGCGCCATCACCGCCGTCGGCTGCATGTGCGGGGACAGTCTGGCGCCGAGCGGCCCGCTGAGCGCCACGAACACGGCGGGCGCGAGGAACACCACGCCGGCGACGAGCGGGGACAGCCCCCGCACCTGCTGGAGGTACAGCGTCGAGACGAAGACGGTGACGGCGTAGCCCATGTTGGTGACGGTCCCCGCGCCGGTCACCAGGACGTAGGGCGTGTTGCGGAAGAGCCTCAGGTCGATGAGCGGATGCCGGGCGCGTTGCTCCCGCCGGACGAACAGGGCGCCCGCGACGGCGGCGATCGCCAGCAGGGTGAGGGTGCGGGCGTGGTCCCAGCCCCAGGCGCTGCCCCGCTCCACGGCCAGCGTGAGCGCCGCCAGGGCGCACACGACAGTCAGGCAGCCGGTCAGGTCGAGCTGGCGTGGGGCCGTCGGGTCCCGGGAGTCGGGGACGTAGACGTACGCCACGACCAGCGCGAGCACGCTCAGTGGCGCGAGGAGCCAGAAGATCCAGCGCCAGCCGGGCCCCTCGGTGAAGCCGCCGCCGATGAACGGCCCCAGCGCGGTGCCCACGTTGGCGATCCCGAACACCGCCCCGAGCGCCCGGGCCCGGGTCGTGTCGGGGAAGGCGTTGGTGATGACGGAGACCGACACAGGGAAGACGAAACCCGCACCGATGCCCTGCACGATCCGTGCCCCGACGAGCGCCCAGAGCCCCGGCGCGAGCGCACAGCCGACCGACCCTGCCGCGAACAGCGCGGTCCCGCCGAGCAGGGCGCCTCTGCGGCCGAAGACGTCGCCGACCCGGCCGCCCACGATGAAGCAGCAGCCGATGGAGAGCATGTACGCGGACAGCGTCCACTGGGCGGCCGGGGCGGTGACGGCGAATTCGTCGGCGATGCCGGGGACGGCCAGGTTCAGCGCGAAGAAGTCGAGCTGGATGCAGAACAAGGCGACCGCCACCGCGATGAACGCCCCCGCCCGCGCGGCCGGCGAAGACTCAGGGCGCATGAGCACGTTCCTCTCGGGCCGACGCCGCCGCGGCGCCCTGGGCGGGCCGGACGAGTGATCCACCGCCCATTGTCGGCCGACCCGCTACGAACCGCAGCCCGACGCCTCCGTACGCCGGCGAGGCCTCGCGGGCACAAAATCCACCGGCACCGCGATCGGCTCACGGTGCCGGTGGCTGCCCGGCCCATCTGTGACGGGCTGTCAGTTGAAGGGGTCGAGAGTGAGGTAGGCCTGGCGTGGATCTCCGTCGTGCACGAGCGACTCGTGGTGGCCGACGTCGTCGAAGGCGAAGGCGTACGCCTTGCCGTCGGCCATCTGCGCGTGGATCTTGCGGGCGTAGTGGTTGGTGACGCCGTCCTTGTAGAAGGCGTCGGCGCTGGAGTCGGGCTGGTTGGGGTTGACCAGCAGCGTGGAGCGGTTGAACCCGGCGCACAGAGTGCGCGAGATCGGGCCGCGCACCTGGTCGTTCGGCGCGTCGAGCAGCCGGTGACAGCCGAAGACGGAGGAGGCGTCCGGCTTCTGGAAGCTGGTGACGACGGCGCCGGCGGTGTTGGTGAAGTTCATGACGCCGCCGGAGACCCGGCCGTAGTACTTGGTGCCCGGCTGGTTGGCGAACGGCGTGACCGTCAGGGTCGAGGTGGAGTACTTCTGCCAGACGCGGTTGATGTAGTCGTCCATGACGGAGGCCGGCAGTGCGCCGGTTTCCAGTCCGTACAGCGGCGACAGGGCGCGCAGCACGGTCCCGTCGGATCGCGTCTGGATGAGGTTGGCCCACCCTCCGGGCTGTCCTCTGAGGGCGTTGAAGAAGCCGTTGTATCCGCCGGGCTTGAGCCGGCCGGTGTTGGCCGTACTCCCGTCGGCGCGCTGCACTCCGACGGCGTACGGCGCGGAGAACATGTCGACCTGTGTGCTGTTGATCCACAGGCCGGAGTCGTTGAGTGTGTATTCGGACCAGTTGAACAGGATGTTCCGGTTGGGGTCCGTCGGGTTCTGGACGGCGGGCTGGACCAGGCCTCCGGTGGTGAGCTTGAACACCAGCTTCTGGCCGTAGGAGAAGTACACGCGGCCGGAGAACTTCGGCATGCGGATGGTCGTCGACTGGCCCGCCGCCGGCCCCGGTATCGAGGCGTCGGGTGCGGGGGTCGGCGGGTTGCCGCCCGCGGGCCACGGGTGGAAGGTGCCGCCCGCGTCGGCCCAGCCCTGCCGTCCGGTCGACAGTTCGGTGCCGAGGTTGTAGATGTACACCTGCTCGCCGCGGGCGGAGTTGTTGGTGATCTTCAGGGGGATCGTCGCCGGGACCGCGGCCTGGGCCGGCGCCTGCGCGCCTGCCGTGAGCAGCCCTCCGGTGAGGACCGTGGCGATGGTCAAGCCCACGGCCGAGGCTCTGCGTCTGAGTGTGCGCAGCATGCTCTGTCTCCGTTCGACTCCGGTCGATCAGGACGCTTCTGAGAGCGCTCTCAGAATCGCGCTCTGGTATGGACCTGTCAATGAGTTGGCGCTTGGCGCGGCACACCGGTCCGGGGGTGGGAGAGGCATCCGGAGGCACTCGACGGGCCGTCAACCCCCCTTACACTCGCTGACGTTGCTCGTTCCGTGTGTGCCGCCGGTGTCGCCTGTACTGCCTGGCCTGCCTGTATCGCCGGCCTACGCGGAGACCGTGGCCTTCGCTGTCTCACCGACGCGGCCCGCGGCCAGCCTCAGGGTCACGGCCGCCGCGGCTCCCGCCGCCAGGCCGAAGGTCAGCGCGGCCGGGACGCCGCCGCCCAGGCCGGCGAACGCCTGCAGCAGCCCGTAGCTCATGCCCGTGCTGTCCGTCGCGATCCGCAGCAACTGGCCGGCCAGCAGCCCCAGGACCGTCGCGCAGACCGTGGCCACCGCCATCGCCGGGACCGTGGCCCGGGTGAGCAGCGCCGGCATCCGCCGTAGCGCCCACCACACCACGGCGAGCAACAGCACATCGGCGAGGCGAACCACGAGCCAGTCGCCGAGAGCCACCCCCGAGGGGCCCGACCAGGCGCCCAGCAACAGCCACTGGCGCAGCAGGTCGCCCGGTTCGGAGAGCAGCCCATCACCTACGGCGGCCGTCTGGATGGCGGCGGCGACCCGCTGGTACGAAAGCACCACCAGGGACAGCGCGATCACCGCGGTCCCGACAGTGGCGGCCAGGCGGGCGGCGCGCGCCGGCACGGCCTCCGGTGCCGGCGGCTCGGTCCCTTTGTCGGCGACCCGGGCGGCGAGCACCGTGCCCGCCGCCGCGACCAGCGCGGTCACGACCAGGATCTGCCGCCCGGAGGCGCCCACACTCGCCAACTGCGGCAGGAAGCGGTAACTGCCGTGTCCCCATGCGGCGATCAGCCACGGCGCCGAGACGGTCACCGCGAGGGTCCCGGCCACCAGACCCCAGGCCCACAGCGCGAGCAACGCGGCCGTGGTCCGGCCCCGCACCGGCGGCAGCCGGCGGACCAGGAGCAGCGCGCCGAGCACGAAGAAGGCGAAGGCCGCGCCGAAGCGGATCTGCAGCGCGGTGCCGTACAACTCGCGGTAGCGGTCGCCGTACTGGAGCGAGGCCGGAGGATCGTACGCCCAGGGAGTGAGCCACTGCTGGAGTCCCACGGCGGTTTGCCCACCCAGCACCCCGTCGGCACCCGGCAGTTCCAGCGCGTGAGCACTCGCCCCCGCCCACCAGAGCAGCGCCGTCAGCAGCACCCCTCCGACCAACGCCGGTATCACCGCACGCCGATACGTCATCGTCATCGCCCCGTCCCCCGCCTTCGGTACCGCATCCCCGTTGTCCCGAACAGGCGGAGACTACGGGACGCTGATCACGTACGGCGAGCCCGCCACAGGTCTCGCAGCAGCGCAATCTCGGCCATGTGGTGGATCAGTTCGAGGTTGGCACCCCACAGAACGGAGATGAACGGCTCGTCGGGGTCGGAGCCGTAGGGGTACTGGGAGAAGCCGAGCGTGTCGAGTTGCTCGTCGGTCATGGTGCCGACGCTCTCGCGCCAGCGGTCGAGCACTGCCCAAAAGCGGTCGAGCGTCAGGGCGGCGGACGGGCTGAAGTCGACCATCAGCTTGGGGTCCTGACGCCGTTCGCCGAAGGTCCACTCCCACTGGCCGGCGAACTGGTAGTGCAGGTGGCCCAGCCGCCAGGCGATCGTGGTGATCGGTGTCTCGTCCGGCTCGGTCGGGCCGCTGTGGGCGAGGATCTGCTCGACGCGCTCGATGCTCACGCTCCAGTCCTCGGCGATCTTGGCCACGGACATGCCGCCCTCGGCCTGCCGGGCGACCTCGGCGTACTCGTTGGAGGGGATGTCCGGGGCGCCCTGGTCGAGGAGCCACTCCCCCGGGCCGAACGCTCTCGGCGTCGTCGCCTCCCCCCGGCGCCGGATCGACCAGCAGCCGGGTGCCGGTTCCCACAGGTACTCGTCGTCGCCGAGACCCGTGAGTCGTACCTCGGCCATCTCCCTGGCCCGGTCGAACTGGTCGAGCAGCAGGCCGAATCGGTCGGTCCGCACGCCACCGGTGTCCATACCGGGCCCCCTTCCAGGAAACGCACCTCGCTGCGCCTCAGCCGGAGGCTAACGGCTCAGGCGTGCGGGGCGCGACGGAATTAAGCGCCCACGGGAAAACGTCCGCGCGTACAGGATCTCAGCCGTGCCACGATGGCCTCGGGGAAGCGAGGTTTCGTGGACGAGTTGACGCGATGGCGCCGCGCGCTGGTCGCTTGGGCGGCCGGCGGAGCGGGGGCGGGTACGGCCGCTGCGACGGCGCGGGAGCTGGCCGGCGGTCGGGTGCGGACGATCGTGCTCGTCGAGGGGAGCAGTGACCAGGTCGCGCTCGAAGCGCTGGCCACGCGTCACGGCCG is a window from the Streptomyces sp. NBC_00299 genome containing:
- a CDS encoding MarR family winged helix-turn-helix transcriptional regulator — translated: MSDEVALLVADVYEAAGALRKSGEVIAASQGQTQARWQLLSVASGTPLTVAQAARRLGVARQGVQRLANDLANESLVAFRSNPDHRSSPLLELTPTGRRVLDGITVRAAEVHRRLAADIPADEIAAARELLRRVIEEVRRQQEG
- a CDS encoding DUF1398 family protein, whose translation is MSTAISNLQATLERAAAIRPKVGGFPYLAESLRQAGVARCRMAVPSNAMLYLTETGPVAVQGDPLVTGMVDVLPFDGQALVAALRADQAGETTFPEFVEGCWRAGVVWYDVDLAARTCTYYGADGDSYTEGYPEVEI
- a CDS encoding DNA alkylation repair protein, coding for MADLAVLEDPKMRAANEKRGDDHGVNLSKLRALAKQLKTQQDLARELWATDDTAARLLAMLICRPKAFERDELDTMVRETRAPKVHDWLVNYVVKKNPHSEELRLAWFTDPDPVVASAGWALTTERVAKKPEGLDLTGLLDVIEAEMKGAPDRLQWAMNHCLAQIGIEHAEYRARAIDIGERLEVLKDYPTPPNCTSPFAPVWIGEMVRRQQGS
- a CDS encoding SRPBCC family protein, with protein sequence MSTVKETVEVEVPVGTAYNQWTQFQEFPNFMEGVEEVRQLDDSHNHWTTKIGGVRREFDTEIVDQLPDERITWRTVSGDTQQKGTVRFQRVDDTHTRVELVMDVEPSGAAEKAADMTGTIDRRIKGDMRRFKEYIEHRGIESGSWRGRITPG
- a CDS encoding carboxylate-amine ligase; amino-acid sequence: MTTIGVEEEYLLLDPDTGLPVARGPEVREAAGLGRLAADREVQHELLQAQVEVATPVCDTLDEAGGHLLRLRQAVSVAAEEHGCRLAACGTSPLRRGRPEAVTDQARYRAMVTQAPQLVAEQLVNGMHVHVAVPGRDEGVQVLNRIRAWLPTLTAMSSNSPLWDGQDTGFASWRTVIFSRWPVSGLPPCFEDAADYNRRVQRLQDAGLIVDTGQVYWQARLSPRFPTIEVRCSDVQLTADEAIMLAGIIRALVETALREAAAGAPALTHEPELLRAAMWHAARHGLRDTLVGLGGTLQPAAAVVHQLLRHISPALDASGDTRQVTALVRRLLRDGTGADRQLTALAEGGLQAVTDLIGVRSTVP
- a CDS encoding polysaccharide deacetylase family protein; this encodes METRSLVVMHPRVDRRLIAVAAALFALLWGAVVPGPEALAAGPVPSRPAAAADQEGLRALFGSENRVIRTDERVVAVTFNAAWNDAGLTGILGDLERRHAPATFFLTGTFADRNPEVVKRIAAAGHGLGNHSYSHPYFADLSAAGRRREVQAADRALRAAGAGGALTPFFRFPYSETSPAQIGEVNGLGFADVEFTTDTNGWKGSDGGMTVDHAVRRALDALRPGAILQMHVGASQGRTEVIDAQALPRILDAISDRGYRVIDLRSLLVARR
- a CDS encoding PP2C family protein-serine/threonine phosphatase codes for the protein MSSGDLRSEPRPPSARGWVWWLPLAAVLVDVAAELIVRGREPVSFMLIAVPPLAAATRGPRGTALSAVVCLGLQMWMAARRPGHFDEQHHVAMYLATTLIGIASIALAWQRERTRQHLIRANSVAEAMQRTLLRPVPRRLGPVRAAGFYEAGEGGTLVGGDLYDVCETTFGVRAIIGDVRGKGLDAVQTVAAVLGSFRVSAHEWQNLSSLAERLELSIARNSPAGGDGDPELFVTALVLEFPPEGGEVRIVDRGHPSPVVVGPQGARRLITAPGLPLGLGAMAPGAVDTTVHLLKPSEVLLLHTDGVSEARNADGVFYPVLERLGERFSGRRAVDPETVVSFVRTDAERWSTQSDNDDRAVLGLALDDGPSRPQ